Proteins encoded together in one Bradyrhizobium sp. PSBB068 window:
- a CDS encoding molybdopterin-dependent oxidoreductase yields MTTTTVNGRVESLPDDPDALLIDIVRDQLKLTGTKLVCGAGVCGACTVLVDGAPVTSCLMPAQAAAGKAVTTVEGIGAAGLHPVQKAFMAHDALQCGFCTPGFIVEATAFCDQWRATRGTAVPSREEIGAALSGHLCRCGAYDGIFRAVADACVGRFDGDNVAAPRIEARDKVTGAAKYTVDITHDGQLEGLILRSREAHARITTLDLAPARALAGVTAVSLLGDDKIVRYVGEPIAAVAAKDRKAAMAALAAIKLTYEKLPAVVGLDAGRKDGAPVVFDKASRKRAGNVSEAAGGPAPWKQNIRGPTAVFSTRAKKARSWVDEARQANNSLLVEATFRTATQQHACLEPHAAVARFDGDRLTLHASTQQVFHLKEQIAKRYKLDHDKVRVIAEHVGGGFGSKASLGVETIAAIELARAAKAPVRVTYDRQEELSVAGYRPAAELKVALLPSDQGGLKALSVTAHADTGAATNSTIAGLARLIYPAEAKDLSDFDVISNLPPGAAFRGPGGPPMAFAVEQSIDEAALRLKVDPIALRKRWDPDPNRQRLYDWASGLDIWRNRKPQQTGRYRRGIGVATGYWLYLWQPNVKVEVAVKGGRIVASTATQDIGTGTRSVLADTIAREFDLEPGDIDVRIGDSSLPEGPGSGGSRVTASVMPPTLQAVGKLKAQILEQATRKPAPGSNAPWRELIARSPDIAVVETRGEDGKNTAPGIRSPLREVGLIGMVFGWMMRRFSNIAVGAGVPSSVQVIEVEVDTWLGHVRVLNVHTGIAVGKIASPALARSQACGAVIQGLGYALYEARELDPNTGDVLTAGMEDYRIPGIADTPEIDVHFDEAGFDHVLGNSVGIGEASTVPTSAAVANAIHDAIGVRLTEIPIRPDRIVAALKGRDAA; encoded by the coding sequence ATGACCACGACGACCGTCAACGGCCGCGTCGAATCCCTGCCCGATGATCCCGACGCGCTCCTGATCGACATCGTGCGCGACCAGCTCAAGCTCACCGGCACCAAGCTGGTGTGCGGCGCCGGCGTCTGCGGCGCCTGCACGGTGCTGGTCGACGGCGCGCCGGTCACAAGCTGCCTGATGCCGGCGCAGGCCGCAGCCGGCAAGGCGGTGACGACGGTGGAGGGCATCGGCGCCGCAGGGCTGCATCCGGTGCAGAAGGCGTTCATGGCGCATGACGCCCTGCAATGCGGCTTCTGCACACCGGGCTTCATCGTGGAGGCGACCGCGTTCTGCGACCAATGGCGCGCGACCAGGGGAACGGCGGTGCCCTCGCGCGAGGAGATCGGCGCGGCGCTGTCGGGCCATCTCTGCCGCTGCGGCGCCTATGACGGGATTTTCCGCGCGGTCGCGGATGCCTGTGTCGGCCGCTTTGACGGCGACAATGTCGCAGCGCCCCGCATCGAGGCGCGCGACAAGGTGACGGGCGCGGCGAAATACACCGTCGACATCACGCATGACGGCCAGCTCGAAGGCTTGATCCTGCGCTCGCGCGAGGCGCATGCGCGGATCACCACGCTCGATCTCGCGCCGGCGCGCGCGCTCGCGGGCGTCACAGCGGTGTCGCTGCTCGGCGACGACAAGATCGTGCGCTATGTCGGCGAGCCGATCGCTGCGGTTGCTGCAAAGGACCGCAAGGCGGCAATGGCCGCGCTCGCCGCGATCAAGCTGACCTATGAAAAGCTGCCGGCGGTGGTCGGGCTCGACGCCGGACGCAAGGACGGCGCGCCTGTGGTGTTCGACAAGGCGAGCCGCAAGCGGGCCGGCAATGTCTCGGAAGCCGCAGGCGGACCGGCGCCGTGGAAGCAAAACATCCGCGGGCCGACCGCGGTTTTCTCGACCCGCGCCAAGAAGGCGCGCAGTTGGGTCGACGAGGCGCGGCAGGCCAATAACAGCCTGCTCGTCGAAGCCACCTTCCGCACCGCCACGCAGCAGCATGCGTGTCTGGAGCCGCATGCCGCGGTGGCGCGCTTCGACGGCGACCGGCTGACCCTGCACGCCTCGACCCAGCAGGTGTTTCACCTGAAGGAGCAGATCGCCAAGCGCTACAAGCTCGATCACGACAAGGTCCGCGTGATCGCCGAGCACGTTGGCGGCGGCTTCGGATCGAAGGCGAGCCTCGGCGTCGAGACGATCGCCGCGATCGAGCTCGCGCGCGCGGCCAAGGCGCCGGTGCGGGTCACCTACGATCGGCAGGAAGAGCTCTCGGTTGCCGGCTATCGGCCTGCCGCGGAACTGAAGGTCGCGCTGCTGCCGTCCGACCAGGGTGGCCTGAAAGCGCTCTCCGTCACCGCGCATGCCGATACCGGCGCCGCGACCAATTCGACGATCGCGGGCCTGGCGCGGCTGATCTATCCGGCCGAGGCGAAGGACCTGTCGGATTTCGACGTCATCAGCAACCTGCCGCCCGGCGCCGCCTTCCGTGGCCCCGGCGGTCCGCCGATGGCCTTCGCGGTCGAGCAATCGATCGACGAGGCCGCACTGCGGCTCAAGGTCGATCCGATCGCCCTGCGCAAACGCTGGGACCCCGATCCCAACCGCCAGCGGCTGTACGACTGGGCTTCCGGGCTCGACATCTGGCGCAATCGCAAACCACAACAGACCGGCCGCTACCGCCGCGGCATCGGCGTCGCCACCGGCTACTGGCTCTATCTGTGGCAGCCCAACGTGAAGGTCGAGGTCGCGGTCAAGGGCGGCCGCATCGTCGCCAGCACCGCGACGCAGGACATCGGCACCGGCACCCGCAGCGTGCTTGCCGATACGATTGCGCGCGAGTTCGATCTCGAGCCCGGTGATATCGATGTGCGGATCGGCGATTCCTCGCTGCCCGAAGGGCCCGGCTCCGGCGGCAGCCGCGTCACCGCCTCGGTGATGCCCCCGACGTTGCAAGCGGTAGGGAAGCTGAAGGCTCAAATCCTCGAACAAGCGACGCGAAAGCCTGCGCCCGGCTCGAACGCGCCGTGGCGCGAGCTGATCGCGCGCTCGCCCGACATCGCCGTGGTCGAGACGCGCGGCGAGGACGGCAAGAACACCGCACCCGGCATCCGCTCACCGCTGCGCGAAGTCGGCCTGATCGGCATGGTGTTCGGCTGGATGATGCGCCGCTTTTCCAATATCGCGGTCGGCGCCGGCGTGCCGAGCTCGGTGCAGGTGATCGAGGTCGAGGTCGACACCTGGCTCGGCCACGTCCGCGTGCTCAACGTTCACACCGGCATCGCGGTCGGCAAGATCGCGTCTCCCGCGCTGGCGCGAAGCCAGGCCTGCGGCGCTGTCATCCAGGGCCTCGGCTACGCGCTGTACGAGGCGCGCGAGCTCGATCCGAACACCGGCGACGTGCTGACCGCGGGGATGGAGGACTACCGCATCCCGGGGATCGCCGATACGCCCGAGATCGACGTCCATTTCGACGAAGCCGGCTTCGACCATGTGCTCGGCAACAGCGTCGGCATCGGCGAGGCGTCAACGGTGCCGACCTCGGCCGCGGTCGCCAATGCGATCCACGACGCGATCGGCGTCCGCCTCACCGAGATTCCGATCCGGCCCGACCGCATCGTCGCCGCGCTGAAAGGGAGGGATGCCGCATGA
- a CDS encoding helix-turn-helix transcriptional regulator encodes MGPKTRILDATMLVFRRHGFRRSSIEQVAEAAGLTRQALYHHFESKEALFRAVIERIHESAIAAEEAAVAEAETAGGNLGDILAAGLTARISTMIASLDGSPHIEELYSEHLVHARDLYQTYAARHAERVAATIARIARKQQLLLPQDLSPAEFARLVEMSMYAAKSQYPAMQPADAFLKDMAIMVRTLCAGAIPRSETKSSSKSRQPPARKAAIRNKPTRRTIGGQS; translated from the coding sequence ATGGGACCGAAGACCCGCATCCTCGATGCCACCATGCTGGTGTTCCGCCGGCACGGCTTTCGCCGCTCCTCGATCGAGCAGGTCGCCGAGGCGGCCGGCCTGACGCGGCAAGCGCTCTATCATCATTTCGAATCCAAGGAAGCGCTGTTCCGCGCCGTGATCGAGCGCATCCATGAATCCGCGATCGCAGCCGAGGAAGCAGCCGTGGCCGAAGCGGAGACGGCGGGGGGCAATCTCGGCGATATCCTCGCCGCGGGCCTGACCGCGCGGATATCGACCATGATCGCCTCGCTGGACGGCTCGCCGCATATCGAGGAATTGTACTCCGAGCACCTCGTGCACGCGCGCGACCTCTACCAGACCTATGCCGCACGCCATGCGGAGCGCGTGGCCGCCACCATCGCGCGGATCGCGCGCAAGCAGCAACTCTTGCTGCCGCAAGACCTGTCGCCGGCCGAATTCGCCCGGCTGGTCGAGATGTCGATGTACGCAGCGAAGTCGCAGTATCCGGCGATGCAGCCGGCCGATGCATTCCTGAAGGACATGGCGATCATGGTGCGCACGCTTTGCGCCGGCGCCATCCCGAGATCCGAGACAAAATCCTCGTCGAAATCACGACAGCCGCCCGCCAGGAAGGCGGCAATCCGCAACAAGCCGACACGCAGGACAATAGGAGGACAGTCATGA
- a CDS encoding PepSY domain-containing protein — MTATTKSLRQWGAVHKWTSLICTLFMLLLCITGLPLIFHDEIDDLLHSQVKAADVPQGTPPADLDHLLANALAQAPGKVPHFLIWDRDNPGAMWVSVGPTIDADPTNNLLIRMDTHTGVYLDSPDVTGRFTYIMLKLHTDMFAGLPGKLFLGLMGILFCVAIISGIVVYAPSMRKLRFGAYRAQRTRVVRWLDVHNLAGILLVAWTLVVGFTGVINTWADLVLKMWQFGQLTEMTAHYKDRPVPSKLSSLNAAVVEAKRAVPGMTPSFVAFPGTLFSSKSHYAVFLHGDTPLTSRLLKPALIDAETGTLTDSRDMPWYVSTLYISQPLHFGDYGGMPLKIVWALLDILTIFILITGVYLWTRRRKAGVSQERAIANAASIDNPALTS; from the coding sequence TTGACTGCGACGACCAAATCCCTGCGGCAATGGGGCGCCGTCCACAAATGGACCAGCCTGATCTGCACATTGTTCATGCTGCTGTTATGCATCACCGGCCTGCCGCTGATCTTCCATGACGAGATCGACGATCTCCTGCACAGCCAGGTCAAGGCGGCCGACGTGCCGCAAGGCACGCCGCCGGCCGATCTGGATCATCTGCTCGCCAATGCGCTGGCGCAGGCGCCGGGCAAGGTGCCGCATTTTCTGATCTGGGACCGCGACAATCCCGGCGCGATGTGGGTCAGCGTCGGCCCGACGATCGATGCCGATCCGACCAACAATTTGCTGATCCGGATGGACACACATACCGGCGTCTATCTCGATTCCCCTGACGTGACCGGCCGCTTCACCTACATCATGTTGAAACTGCACACCGACATGTTCGCAGGGCTGCCCGGCAAGCTGTTTCTCGGATTGATGGGGATACTGTTCTGCGTCGCGATCATTTCCGGCATCGTCGTCTACGCGCCGTCGATGCGCAAGCTGCGGTTCGGCGCCTATCGCGCGCAGCGCACCCGCGTGGTGCGCTGGCTCGACGTGCACAATCTCGCCGGCATCCTGCTGGTCGCCTGGACGCTGGTGGTCGGCTTCACCGGCGTCATCAACACCTGGGCCGATCTCGTCCTCAAGATGTGGCAGTTCGGTCAGCTCACCGAAATGACCGCGCACTACAAGGACCGGCCGGTGCCGTCGAAATTGTCCTCGCTGAATGCGGCGGTCGTGGAGGCCAAGCGTGCGGTGCCCGGCATGACGCCGAGCTTCGTCGCCTTTCCGGGAACGCTGTTCAGCAGCAAGAGCCACTACGCGGTGTTCCTGCACGGCGATACGCCGCTGACCTCGCGGTTATTGAAGCCCGCGCTGATCGATGCGGAGACCGGGACGCTGACCGACAGCCGCGACATGCCCTGGTACGTGTCGACGCTCTACATCTCGCAGCCGCTGCATTTCGGCGACTACGGGGGCATGCCGCTCAAGATCGTCTGGGCTCTGCTCGACATCCTGACCATCTTCATCCTCATCACCGGCGTGTATCTGTGGACGCGCCGCCGCAAGGCGGGTGTCAGCCAGGAGCGCGCCATCGCCAACGCCGCCTCGATCGACAATCCCGCACTCACGTCGTGA
- a CDS encoding N-formylglutamate amidohydrolase, translating into MNYGGGPSFLLASTDASPVLEHNAAGRSPFLFTCDHYGRLIPSSLGDLGLPEGELVRHIAWDIGIAGVATQLSDLLGAHLIAQRYSRLVIDCNRPPHVASSVPLISEATTVPGNEGLSREAAEMRRAQIFDPYHRRIDHIIDERARQGMPTVLVSLHSFTPVYAGIARPWHIGTLYHHDKALPPLLLKHLRAEGDLVVGDNEPYAVSDETDYTIPVHGEQRGLMNSGIEIRQDLISDQAGETAWAERLARILGEIETTLRAEARI; encoded by the coding sequence TTGAATTACGGTGGCGGTCCATCTTTCCTGCTCGCAAGCACCGATGCTTCACCGGTTCTTGAACATAATGCGGCCGGCCGCTCACCGTTCCTATTCACCTGCGACCACTACGGCAGGCTGATTCCCTCCTCGCTCGGCGATCTCGGCCTGCCCGAAGGCGAGCTCGTCCGGCACATCGCCTGGGACATCGGCATCGCCGGCGTCGCCACGCAGCTCTCCGACCTGCTCGGCGCGCATTTGATCGCGCAGCGCTACTCGCGGCTCGTGATCGACTGCAACCGGCCGCCGCATGTCGCAAGCTCGGTCCCGCTGATCAGCGAAGCCACCACCGTTCCGGGCAATGAGGGCCTGTCGCGCGAGGCCGCCGAGATGCGCCGCGCGCAGATCTTCGATCCCTATCACCGGCGCATCGACCACATCATCGACGAGCGTGCGCGACAGGGCATGCCGACCGTGCTGGTGTCGCTGCACAGCTTCACGCCGGTCTATGCCGGCATCGCACGTCCCTGGCACATCGGCACGCTGTATCATCACGACAAGGCGCTGCCGCCGCTGCTGCTCAAGCATCTGCGTGCCGAGGGCGATCTCGTGGTCGGCGACAACGAGCCCTACGCGGTCAGCGACGAGACCGATTACACGATCCCGGTGCATGGCGAGCAGCGCGGCCTGATGAATTCGGGCATCGAGATCCGTCAGGACCTGATCTCCGATCAGGCCGGCGAGACGGCATGGGCCGAACGGCTGGCGCGCATCCTCGGCGAGATCGAGACGACGCTGCGCGCCGAAGCGCGGATCTAG
- a CDS encoding transglutaminase family protein: MPLLTIHHKTVYRYARPVAFGEHRIMLRPRDGHDLRVLDGALVIDPQPMSLRWIHDVFGNSVAIAAFDERADTLSFVSTATVEHNPADRFALTPDDPAYFYPFLYDDEEFPDLQQFITPQYGDPNGELSAWARRFLDVEAPTLTFKILSDMTHGIREAFSYRKRYEQGTQHPLDTLRTQSGTCRDYALFMIEALRRLGIAARFVSGYLAMPPGSAHGYVGGGSTHAWVQVYLPSAGWIEFDPTNGIVGTRDLIRVAVARDPRQAIPLHGVYLGAADAYLAMDVDIKVVSVGESAAEQETA; this comes from the coding sequence ATGCCGCTCCTGACTATCCATCACAAGACCGTTTATCGCTACGCGCGCCCGGTGGCGTTCGGCGAACACCGCATCATGCTGCGCCCCCGCGACGGCCATGATCTGCGCGTGCTCGACGGCGCACTTGTGATCGATCCGCAGCCAATGTCGCTGCGCTGGATCCACGACGTGTTCGGCAACAGCGTCGCGATCGCGGCCTTTGACGAGCGCGCCGACACGCTGTCCTTTGTCTCGACCGCAACGGTGGAGCACAATCCGGCCGACAGGTTTGCACTGACGCCGGACGACCCTGCGTACTTCTATCCGTTCCTCTACGACGACGAGGAATTCCCCGATCTGCAGCAGTTCATCACGCCGCAATATGGCGACCCGAACGGCGAGCTGTCGGCCTGGGCGCGGCGTTTCCTCGATGTCGAGGCGCCGACGCTGACCTTCAAGATCCTCAGCGACATGACCCACGGCATCCGTGAGGCGTTCAGCTACCGCAAGCGTTACGAGCAGGGCACCCAGCATCCGCTCGATACGCTGCGGACGCAGTCCGGCACTTGCCGCGACTATGCGCTATTCATGATCGAGGCGCTGCGCCGGCTCGGCATCGCCGCGCGCTTCGTCTCCGGCTATCTTGCGATGCCTCCCGGCAGCGCGCATGGCTATGTCGGCGGCGGCTCGACCCACGCGTGGGTGCAGGTCTATCTGCCGAGCGCGGGCTGGATCGAGTTCGATCCGACCAACGGCATCGTCGGCACTCGCGATCTGATCCGCGTCGCAGTGGCGCGCGATCCGCGCCAGGCCATCCCGCTGCATGGCGTCTATCTTGGCGCTGCGGATGCCTATCTCGCGATGGACGTCGACATCAAGGTCGTCTCGGTCGGCGAGAGCGCAGCCGAGCAGGAGACGGCCTGA
- a CDS encoding transglutaminase family protein: MQIKVGFEITYTAALPTPMVIMLSIHPSRYADIVGTESISTEPDVPIGLYRDGFGNVCGRLVAPAGGVTFRGSALVRDSGLPDVVNPAAQQVPIEQLPDDMLLYLMPSRYCETDKLTDIAWSLFGNTQPGWARVQAITDFVHHHVTFGYQHAHHMKSAHDVYESRAGVCRDFAHLALTFCRCMGIPARYCTGYLGDIGVPPDPAPMDFSGWFEVYLSGQWYTFDARHNVPRIGRILMATGRDAADVALTTSFGRMTLTKFVVVTDEVVAA, encoded by the coding sequence ATGCAGATCAAGGTCGGTTTCGAGATCACCTACACGGCGGCGTTGCCGACACCGATGGTCATCATGCTGTCGATCCATCCGTCGCGCTATGCCGACATCGTCGGCACCGAAAGCATTTCGACCGAGCCGGATGTCCCGATCGGGCTTTATCGCGATGGCTTCGGCAATGTCTGCGGCCGCCTGGTCGCGCCGGCCGGTGGCGTCACCTTTCGTGGCAGCGCGCTGGTGCGGGATTCGGGATTGCCTGATGTCGTCAATCCGGCGGCGCAGCAGGTGCCGATCGAGCAGCTACCCGATGACATGCTGCTCTATCTGATGCCGAGCCGCTATTGCGAGACCGACAAGCTGACCGACATCGCCTGGTCATTGTTCGGCAACACGCAGCCCGGCTGGGCGCGGGTGCAGGCGATCACCGATTTCGTGCATCACCACGTGACATTCGGCTACCAGCACGCCCATCATATGAAGTCGGCGCATGACGTCTATGAAAGCCGTGCCGGCGTTTGCCGCGACTTCGCGCACCTGGCGCTCACCTTCTGCCGCTGCATGGGCATTCCGGCGCGCTACTGCACCGGCTATCTCGGCGACATCGGCGTGCCGCCGGACCCCGCGCCGATGGATTTTTCCGGCTGGTTCGAGGTCTATCTGTCGGGCCAGTGGTACACCTTCGATGCCCGCCACAATGTGCCGCGGATCGGCCGCATCCTGATGGCGACCGGCCGCGACGCCGCCGACGTCGCGCTCACCACGAGCTTCGGCCGCATGACGCTGACGAAGTTCGTCGTGGTGACGGATGAGGTGGTGGCGGCTTGA
- a CDS encoding gamma-glutamylcyclotransferase — translation MISDLLFVYGTLMRGFDHPMAKLLAGNAEFLGPAQCRGRLYLVKHYPGLVASDDPADIVHGELFRLRAREAMLREFDMYEACGEGFPPPTEYLREMLKVTLADGSAREAWTYLYNWPVTELPRIASGKFLAH, via the coding sequence ATGATCTCCGATCTTCTCTTCGTCTACGGCACGCTGATGCGCGGCTTCGACCATCCGATGGCGAAGCTGCTTGCCGGCAATGCCGAATTCCTCGGGCCGGCGCAGTGCCGCGGCCGGCTTTATCTGGTGAAGCATTATCCGGGCCTCGTCGCCTCGGACGATCCCGCCGACATCGTGCACGGTGAATTGTTCCGCCTGCGCGCGCGCGAAGCCATGCTGCGCGAATTCGACATGTACGAGGCCTGCGGCGAAGGCTTTCCGCCGCCGACCGAATATCTCCGCGAGATGCTCAAGGTCACGCTCGCCGACGGCAGCGCACGCGAGGCGTGGACCTATCTCTACAATTGGCCGGTCACCGAGCTGCCGCGGATCGCCTCAGGAAAGTTTCTCGCGCATTAG
- a CDS encoding chlorite dismutase family protein, with product MFTTFRGGQSGGWQVTSITRVKGETLPKVAALSIVTSESIALPLLPAQTSWRLAGVASHLRYTEKEEREKLAAVQAGLGRSEATHAALIPIRKSAAWWELTQEERRAIFEDKSHHIAGTLKYLPAIARQLFHARDLGMQFDFLTWFEFAPEHASLFDELVGMLRATEEWSFVEREVDIRVEREV from the coding sequence ATGTTCACGACGTTCAGAGGCGGGCAGAGCGGCGGCTGGCAGGTTACGTCCATCACGCGGGTGAAGGGCGAGACGCTGCCGAAGGTCGCGGCGCTGTCGATTGTTACCAGCGAGTCGATCGCGCTGCCGCTGCTGCCGGCACAGACTTCCTGGCGGCTCGCCGGCGTCGCCAGCCATCTGCGCTACACCGAGAAGGAAGAGCGCGAGAAGCTTGCCGCCGTGCAGGCCGGACTCGGCCGCAGCGAGGCAACGCACGCGGCACTGATCCCGATCAGGAAGTCTGCGGCATGGTGGGAGCTCACCCAGGAGGAGCGCCGGGCGATCTTCGAGGACAAGTCGCACCACATCGCCGGCACCTTGAAATACCTGCCGGCGATCGCTCGCCAGCTGTTTCACGCCCGCGACCTCGGTATGCAATTCGACTTCCTGACCTGGTTCGAATTCGCGCCCGAGCATGCGAGCCTGTTCGACGAGCTGGTCGGCATGCTGCGCGCCACCGAGGAATGGAGCTTTGTCGAACGCGAGGTCGACATCCGCGTCGAGCGGGAAGTGTGA